In the Sorghum bicolor cultivar BTx623 chromosome 4, Sorghum_bicolor_NCBIv3, whole genome shotgun sequence genome, AGCCAACTCGACGGGCACTGCCGCTGCAGGGCCACCAAGAATGGATCCACCACGGTCAACAATGTTATGCGTACATCTCATCTATCAGAGTTACCTGCAAGAGACAGTTACATATCCAGCTTTTAgaaggaaaggaaaaaaaaaagcaaataaCCCCCACTGTGCTGTGGCAGCATGTTTCAACTGAAACCCTATCATCCATGTACTGCCGTAGCAGTGTATTTTGACTGAATTAAATTGTTGTGCTAACCTGGTCACAAACTGGGCATGTCTCGCTCCTCTCCATCCATTCAAGTATGCAGCAGAGATGGAAATGATGCTCGCATCTGGTCACCGAACGGGGATTTTCTTCATCATATTCTGGTGGAAGGGCAGACAGAGCTTATAAACGAAATCTTCTGGTTTGGAAAGTTCAGATTGGCTTCATTGGCTGATGCATCAGCCCAAATCACCATTCACAACAGGCAACAAAATGCAGAAAGAATTTCAACAGGTACCAAACCATTTGCATTGGGTTTCAATATATATGCATCTACCAACTACTGAACTGCTAGAGCATATCATACATGCAGAGAATGCAAATACATTAAGAAATGATGGAAATACATATTACATCTATCAAAGACAATTCACACAATTCACAGTAGCAGCAGTTATTTAACTACCTAGTTCAGAAATAAAATTCACTTCATGTCTCATCGAACTGAATGCATATGCACAGGTGAGGAAGAATAGTAATttacttatatagttatattTCAACTGAAAGGACCACtagcattccaaaaatcttaagCCTAGTAACAAGAAGAATGCAAGACTATAGTAAAAGTAATGAGTACATGTGAATCAAGCTTCACAAGTTAAAAAGTGACCGGGTAAAGACACTATTCAGCCATACGGTATTTCAGCTCTAATCCTGGCATGTCAACATAAAAAAGTTGCTGTTCCGATGATCATAAGAAACAACCTTCAAGACAGATTGGACAAACATCCTCCTCATCAGCCTTATCCTCAGGGGCAACTTTTTCGCATGACTCAAATTCATCCACTTTTGGGGGCTGCTGCCCGTCAGTTTTCATTTTAATGTCTGACTTCTCCAAATCTGCACATGAATCTGAAATCAGTAATCATTAGAGGTTAATTATCATCAATCATGCTCACAGCTAGTCAAATATTTTCTTTACCAGGATTTTGTGCAACTGCGAAGCAAACATCATAAGGCAAAGGTGCAGGTGGTGCTCGGTAAGTGTCAAGAGAGGATGTATCAAGATTTGTGTCAACTGCAACTACAGCAGGAGTTGGAGATGGTCCACTAACAGCTGAAGACAAGGGTTCATATTCCTCAGGATTTTGTCGATGCTGAGTAATGCAAAAGGAAAGTTAATTTTGCAGTACAAAAGATTAGATGCAAACACAAAGCTAGTGCTGAGT is a window encoding:
- the LOC8055328 gene encoding probable E3 ubiquitin-protein ligase RHB1A isoform X1 produces the protein MGACCCCSSRASESDRAPVHIYHRQNPEEYEPLSSAVSGPSPTPAVVAVDTNLDTSSLDTYRAPPAPLPYDVCFAVAQNPDSCADLEKSDIKMKTDGQQPPKVDEFESCEKVAPEDKADEEDVCPICLEEYDEENPRSVTRCEHHFHLCCILEWMERSETCPVCDQVTLIDEMYA
- the LOC8055328 gene encoding probable E3 ubiquitin-protein ligase RHB1A isoform X2 yields the protein MGACCCCSSRASESDRAPVHIYHRQNPEEYEPLSSAVSGPSPTPAVVAVDTNLDTSSLDTYRAPPAPLPYDVCFAVAQNPDLEKSDIKMKTDGQQPPKVDEFESCEKVAPEDKADEEDVCPICLEEYDEENPRSVTRCEHHFHLCCILEWMERSETCPVCDQVTLIDEMYA